One region of Natronobacterium texcoconense genomic DNA includes:
- a CDS encoding ABC transporter permease, with protein sequence MISDRIKSNLSQEFRQSLLAKLGLVILLIILVMALFAPVLATHNPNTTGHFDDSGNSYPPVGVSYESHQWEDGERVTYTAEYSTEHLLGTNNVGQDVFSRLLYGARTSLMVGILGTGLAVIIGVPFGLISGYYGGRIDDAMMRVADVMLAFPSLVLALALIGVFGSLAIPVPDPLVMAGFGDGMPESTILPGTVTIVVGLVTWVWFARVARGEAMSIRNEEYVKAARSLGASNRKILLKHVLPNSLTPVIVLATIQVAAVILLESSLSYLGFSGTTLSWGYEIQQGQDYLRTAWWVSTVPGIGIVLAVVSINLLGDWFRDSLDPNIEGEGGGAG encoded by the coding sequence ATGATCTCCGATCGAATCAAGTCGAATCTCAGCCAGGAGTTCCGACAGAGCCTCCTGGCGAAACTCGGGCTCGTCATCTTGCTGATCATACTCGTCATGGCGCTTTTCGCGCCGGTGCTTGCGACCCACAACCCGAACACGACCGGCCACTTCGACGATAGCGGAAACTCGTATCCACCGGTCGGAGTAAGCTACGAGAGCCACCAGTGGGAGGACGGCGAGCGCGTGACCTACACCGCTGAATACAGTACCGAGCATCTGCTGGGGACGAACAACGTCGGTCAGGACGTCTTCTCCCGACTCCTGTACGGCGCTCGAACGTCGCTCATGGTCGGCATCCTCGGAACCGGGCTGGCCGTCATCATCGGCGTTCCGTTCGGGTTGATATCGGGTTACTACGGCGGCAGAATCGACGATGCGATGATGCGAGTCGCCGACGTGATGCTCGCGTTCCCGTCGCTGGTGCTTGCACTTGCGCTGATCGGCGTCTTCGGATCGCTCGCTATACCGGTGCCCGATCCACTCGTGATGGCCGGCTTCGGCGATGGAATGCCCGAGTCGACGATCCTCCCCGGGACCGTGACGATCGTCGTCGGACTCGTCACGTGGGTCTGGTTCGCCCGCGTCGCACGCGGCGAGGCCATGTCGATACGCAACGAAGAGTACGTGAAAGCCGCCAGAAGCCTCGGCGCGAGCAACCGGAAGATCCTGCTGAAACACGTGCTTCCGAACAGTCTCACGCCGGTGATCGTACTCGCGACGATCCAGGTCGCGGCAGTCATCCTGCTCGAGAGTTCGCTGTCCTATCTCGGGTTCTCCGGGACGACGCTCTCGTGGGGGTACGAGATCCAGCAGGGCCAGGACTACCTCCGGACGGCCTGGTGGGTCTCGACGGTCCCCGGAATCGGGATCGTCCTCGCGGTGGTTAGCATCAATCTGCTCGGCGACTGGTTCAGGGACTCCCTCGACCCGAACATCGAGGGCGAAGGAGGTGGCGCGGGATAA
- a CDS encoding ABC transporter permease: MSFGKFLLKRSLQGIVVIWGVVTVLFGLRAITPGDPVNLIVDPAVDQATRDRIREELGLDQPIYVQYLDYLQGLLVGDLGYSYQASRPVSTMVIERIPATLELAIAATIIALVIAIPLGVISGTRRNEPADYGATTFSLIGISTPNFWLGIMLILLLGVQFDLFPTGRRPVAFHAALWTFLTTFYVGDLLTWLRHIILPAVTLGTYFTALITRLTRSGMLDEYGKPYVTATEAKGIPRVLVRYKHVLRNTMIPIITVLGLQLGTLLGGAVITETVFSWPGLGLRLISAIHNLDWPLIQGIIIFIGVGYVVINIGVDAVYAKLNPRVIDE; encoded by the coding sequence ATGTCATTCGGTAAGTTTCTACTCAAGCGATCGTTACAGGGGATCGTCGTCATCTGGGGCGTCGTCACCGTACTGTTCGGGCTGCGAGCGATTACGCCGGGCGATCCGGTCAATCTCATCGTCGACCCGGCGGTCGACCAGGCTACGCGGGATCGCATCCGTGAGGAACTCGGGCTGGATCAGCCGATATACGTCCAGTATCTCGACTATCTTCAGGGACTTCTCGTCGGCGACCTCGGCTACTCCTATCAGGCGAGTCGGCCGGTGTCGACGATGGTCATCGAGCGGATCCCGGCGACGCTGGAACTGGCGATCGCAGCGACGATCATCGCACTGGTGATCGCGATTCCACTCGGCGTCATCAGCGGAACCCGGCGGAACGAACCCGCCGACTATGGCGCGACGACGTTCTCGTTGATCGGGATCAGTACGCCGAACTTCTGGCTCGGGATCATGTTGATCCTGTTGCTCGGGGTCCAGTTCGATCTCTTCCCGACGGGTCGTCGCCCGGTCGCGTTCCACGCTGCGTTGTGGACGTTCCTGACGACGTTCTACGTGGGTGACCTGTTGACCTGGCTCCGGCACATCATACTGCCGGCGGTCACGTTAGGAACGTACTTCACGGCCCTAATCACTCGCCTGACCAGAAGCGGGATGTTAGACGAGTACGGGAAACCCTACGTGACGGCGACCGAGGCGAAGGGGATTCCGAGAGTACTGGTCCGGTACAAACACGTGCTGCGAAACACGATGATTCCCATCATCACCGTACTCGGCCTGCAACTCGGGACCCTGCTCGGGGGTGCAGTGATCACGGAGACGGTCTTCTCCTGGCCCGGACTCGGTCTGCGGCTGATCTCTGCGATCCACAACCTCGACTGGCCGCTCATCCAGGGCATCATCATCTTCATCGGTGTCGGCTACGTCGTCATCAACATCGGCGTCGACGCTGTCTACGCAAAACTCAATCCACGGGTGATCGACGAATGA
- a CDS encoding ABC transporter substrate-binding protein, with protein sequence MQGADRPNYGRRTVLKLSGVAGAASLTGLAGCLDDPEGDDADELVITQGEFIENPDPNDHITGPYFNILDAVYEPLFDVTPEFEFQSRVVEEWEDTGDGAAELTIRDDVQFHNGEELTAEDVAYTFNRQIDDELGVESDQAAGLGAIDEAEAVDDTTVRLEHGVAPSLAEYEYANYGRAVNQEWIEDQEQPVAGDDADAFNGTGPFEVVEYEPDVRIVLEPFEDYWGEVPDIERVVFNADGESSGRVNALEAGESDIVDNVIPEDVADVDETDGIEIRNETSLRNVFLVMKSGVEPFDSQEFRQAMNYAVDNEEIIETVLGGFADPMSQPIPEGVFGYNPDLDPYSQDLERAEELVEESGHEDVEITLHAPEGRYLNDADVAQTAADHIDQLDNVDCDVDIVPFPDISDANSAGYDDEEMPFFLIGWGVITGDSDYGLAPFFVEEAPLETLRNEDVSEQILESQEIEDEGEREQALQDINEELREEAPWVFLHSQDSVYGVREDIDWEPRMDESIYLWEMET encoded by the coding sequence ATGCAGGGTGCTGACAGACCGAACTATGGTCGCCGAACAGTCCTGAAGCTTTCCGGGGTGGCCGGTGCAGCGAGCCTGACCGGGCTCGCCGGCTGTCTCGACGATCCCGAGGGGGACGACGCGGACGAACTCGTCATTACCCAGGGAGAGTTTATCGAGAACCCCGATCCGAACGACCACATCACGGGGCCGTACTTCAACATCCTCGACGCTGTCTACGAACCGTTGTTCGACGTCACGCCGGAGTTCGAGTTCCAATCGCGTGTCGTCGAAGAGTGGGAAGACACCGGCGACGGGGCGGCCGAACTCACGATCCGCGACGACGTCCAGTTCCACAACGGCGAGGAACTGACCGCCGAAGACGTCGCGTACACGTTCAACCGGCAGATCGACGACGAACTCGGCGTCGAGAGCGACCAGGCCGCCGGTCTGGGTGCGATCGACGAAGCCGAAGCAGTCGACGACACGACCGTCCGTCTCGAGCACGGCGTCGCGCCGTCGCTCGCCGAGTACGAGTACGCAAACTACGGTCGCGCAGTCAACCAGGAGTGGATCGAAGACCAGGAACAGCCGGTCGCCGGTGACGACGCCGACGCCTTCAACGGCACCGGTCCGTTCGAAGTCGTCGAGTACGAACCCGACGTTCGGATCGTCCTCGAGCCGTTCGAGGACTACTGGGGCGAGGTTCCGGACATCGAGCGCGTCGTCTTCAACGCCGACGGCGAATCCAGCGGTCGCGTGAACGCACTCGAGGCCGGCGAGAGCGACATCGTCGACAACGTCATCCCCGAGGACGTCGCCGACGTCGACGAAACCGACGGCATCGAGATTCGCAACGAAACGAGCCTCCGGAACGTCTTCCTCGTGATGAAATCCGGCGTCGAACCGTTCGACAGCCAGGAGTTCCGCCAGGCGATGAACTACGCCGTCGACAACGAGGAGATCATCGAAACCGTCCTCGGCGGCTTCGCGGACCCGATGTCCCAGCCGATTCCCGAAGGCGTGTTCGGCTACAACCCGGACCTAGATCCGTACTCGCAGGACCTCGAGCGTGCCGAGGAACTGGTCGAGGAGAGCGGCCACGAAGACGTCGAGATCACGCTCCACGCGCCGGAAGGCCGGTACCTCAACGACGCGGACGTCGCTCAGACGGCGGCGGACCACATCGACCAGCTCGACAACGTCGACTGCGACGTGGATATCGTTCCCTTCCCCGATATCTCCGACGCGAACAGCGCGGGCTACGACGACGAAGAGATGCCGTTCTTCCTGATCGGCTGGGGCGTCATCACGGGCGACTCCGACTACGGGCTCGCACCGTTCTTCGTCGAGGAGGCCCCACTCGAGACGCTGCGTAACGAGGACGTCTCCGAGCAGATCCTCGAGAGCCAGGAGATCGAGGACGAAGGCGAACGCGAACAGGCACTGCAGGATATCAACGAGGAACTTCGCGAGGAGGCCCCGTGGGTCTTCCTGCACTCCCAGGACAGCGTCTACGGCGTCCGGGAGGACATCGACTGGGAGCCACGGATGGACGAGAGCATCTACCTCTGGGAGATGGAAACGTAG
- a CDS encoding ribonuclease H family protein, whose product MAAHGRSALRDLFDESPTPHIAHPPRTHHRDFYVATDGSFRESGGGLGAVIETRDGTRVARIATADTPPDNNVAEYRALHLGLDVLAARAPRDARVGLLVDHDVLASNVNNAVLAADHPDWKPPQPFSVPAATRNHWRGIRARLSGFDEIRAARIHSDQNPAHPLANEPDRYQHLEGEPDRCVLPDPPEPTTTATEFPPPSRADRNSESGNRASD is encoded by the coding sequence ATGGCCGCTCACGGCCGGTCCGCACTGCGGGACCTGTTCGACGAGTCGCCCACGCCGCATATCGCCCATCCTCCCCGGACTCACCACCGCGACTTCTACGTCGCCACCGACGGGTCCTTCCGGGAGTCGGGCGGCGGCCTGGGGGCCGTTATCGAAACGCGCGACGGCACCCGTGTCGCACGCATCGCGACCGCGGATACGCCGCCGGACAACAACGTCGCCGAGTACCGGGCACTACACCTCGGGCTCGACGTACTGGCGGCGAGAGCGCCTCGAGACGCTCGCGTCGGCCTCCTCGTCGATCACGACGTGCTCGCGAGTAACGTCAACAACGCCGTCCTCGCCGCCGATCACCCCGACTGGAAGCCGCCACAGCCGTTCTCGGTCCCGGCGGCGACGCGCAACCACTGGCGAGGGATCCGCGCTCGACTCAGTGGGTTCGACGAGATCCGCGCTGCACGCATCCACAGCGACCAGAACCCCGCCCACCCCCTCGCGAACGAACCGGACCGGTACCAGCATCTCGAGGGAGAACCCGACCGCTGTGTCCTCCCCGACCCACCCGAACCCACGACGACGGCGACGGAGTTCCCGCCGCCGTCTCGAGCGGATCGAAACAGTGAGAGTGGCAATCGAGCCTCCGACTGA
- a CDS encoding DUF2240 family protein encodes MSLRVAVAAPFVQHGTDCLEEGEFVVALSLDRDWFSPDQAKRLIDVATQEGLLEREDDDLVAAFDHTDVTVPEEFVPDDEILRERSTFERVLDALVAEGMEKHEAVGAINGLQEELGLTIEAAAVVYARREGIDVSELAPIAKDALEDES; translated from the coding sequence ATGAGCCTTCGCGTCGCCGTCGCCGCTCCCTTCGTCCAGCACGGCACCGATTGCCTCGAGGAAGGCGAGTTCGTCGTCGCGCTCTCGCTGGATCGTGACTGGTTCTCGCCCGACCAGGCCAAACGGCTGATCGACGTCGCCACCCAGGAGGGACTGCTCGAGCGCGAGGACGACGACCTCGTCGCAGCGTTCGACCACACTGACGTGACGGTCCCCGAGGAGTTCGTCCCCGACGACGAGATCCTCCGCGAGCGATCCACCTTCGAGCGCGTGCTGGACGCCCTCGTCGCCGAGGGAATGGAGAAACACGAGGCCGTCGGCGCGATCAACGGGCTTCAGGAGGAACTCGGACTGACGATCGAGGCGGCAGCGGTCGTCTACGCACGACGCGAGGGGATCGACGTCTCGGAACTCGCACCGATCGCGAAGGACGCGCTCGAGGACGAATCGTGA
- a CDS encoding cupin domain-containing protein: MSDRTDSGWPWPDSLDAVEAAPDSHVVLLENDRVRVVEVIIPPGEKEPLHTHRWPSVMMVDRAARIRYYDENDDLAYESPEREDGETADRSPPETEWMEPEGPHAVENVDTVPYHALRVELKG; the protein is encoded by the coding sequence ATGTCCGATCGCACCGACTCCGGCTGGCCCTGGCCCGATTCCCTCGACGCTGTCGAGGCCGCTCCGGACTCCCACGTGGTACTTCTCGAGAACGATCGCGTGCGAGTCGTCGAGGTGATCATCCCGCCCGGCGAGAAGGAACCACTCCACACCCATCGATGGCCGAGCGTGATGATGGTCGACCGCGCCGCACGCATTCGATACTACGACGAGAACGACGACCTCGCGTACGAATCACCCGAACGAGAAGACGGCGAGACTGCCGACCGCTCCCCGCCCGAAACGGAGTGGATGGAACCGGAGGGGCCACACGCAGTCGAGAACGTCGACACCGTCCCCTACCACGCACTCCGGGTCGAGTTGAAGGGGTAG
- a CDS encoding HAD family hydrolase, producing the protein MVQAVVFDLDYTLAVPSRDRETILQEAADAVDAPELSREAYLTAHSQNLTRETRAPIFADLLADRTTDADPETLARAYRETIADALEPLVGVEAMLADLRGGYRVGLLTNGPVRAQRDKLETLGWEDVFDAAVVTGELEAGKPDPRAFEAVADALEVAPENVVYVGDDVEADVYGATNAGMRVIQVLLEDGPDPDSRAVAHVDQDEVATAVPGIVADLE; encoded by the coding sequence ATGGTACAGGCGGTCGTCTTCGATCTCGATTACACGCTCGCGGTTCCGTCACGGGACCGTGAAACCATTCTGCAGGAGGCCGCCGACGCCGTCGACGCTCCCGAACTGAGCCGCGAGGCGTACCTCACAGCCCACAGCCAGAACCTCACCCGCGAGACGCGAGCGCCGATTTTCGCCGACCTGCTCGCGGATCGAACGACCGACGCCGACCCCGAGACCCTCGCTCGAGCGTACCGCGAGACCATCGCCGACGCGCTCGAGCCGTTGGTCGGCGTCGAGGCTATGCTTGCGGACCTCCGTGGAGGGTATCGCGTCGGCTTGCTCACCAACGGCCCCGTCCGCGCCCAGCGGGACAAACTCGAGACGCTCGGCTGGGAGGACGTCTTCGACGCCGCCGTCGTGACCGGCGAACTCGAGGCGGGCAAACCCGATCCGCGGGCGTTCGAAGCAGTCGCTGACGCGCTCGAGGTCGCACCCGAAAACGTAGTCTACGTCGGCGACGACGTCGAGGCCGACGTCTACGGCGCGACGAACGCAGGAATGCGGGTAATCCAGGTTCTTCTCGAAGACGGCCCCGACCCCGATTCGCGGGCCGTCGCCCACGTCGACCAGGACGAGGTCGCGACGGCAGTACCTGGAATCGTCGCGGACCTCGAGTGA
- a CDS encoding cation:proton antiporter, translating to MVTEVALTLDLAIIILSATLAGFAAKRTGQPTIIAYILVGVVIGPAALGIVEVSELTDLLSELGLAFLLFLLGIKMRLDDVRHVLTPIVKISIPQMLAIFLAGMGVALALPPFGLLESFLIGLAVMYSSTAVVIKMLNDKDEATSLHGKIDVGVLLVQDIVVVIILAVLAAGRPDDLAEVATTLAVVLVLVAIITVAAIGASQSVLPTVFRRIADDKEVFFLVALSWAFLFVFVSENINLFLEPFGITAYLSIEMGAFMAGLALAQLPYSKELQDRVNPLTDLFVMVFFVSVALDLRAAELLAHWHEAIIAGLVLMPVKFLVFFYLLDWQGFDSETTFLGSINMIQVSEFGIIVAAVAYEGDFIPAEVLGFMTLLAIFTMSVSVYLVEFNHALYDRFEAPIDRWTGDREFESGKREYRDHAVVIGYDEVTKNSLPLLADNYEDVVVVDRTVSHIETLEEEGYDVIFGDARNATIRKDAAVKKADFVLSSAGDPAVNEALLRDVSDDATVFVEAKRIEHARDLYDSGAHCVIMTPYLAADRLAEYLRTYLEEEEDVLMEAIDSDVELLETPDPLPEARSRLGGGLDE from the coding sequence ATGGTCACAGAGGTAGCACTCACTCTCGATCTCGCCATTATTATTCTCAGCGCGACGCTCGCCGGCTTCGCCGCCAAACGGACGGGACAGCCGACGATCATCGCCTACATTCTCGTAGGCGTGGTGATCGGGCCGGCAGCCCTGGGAATCGTCGAGGTCAGCGAACTCACCGACCTGCTTTCGGAACTCGGACTCGCCTTTCTGCTGTTCCTGCTCGGGATCAAGATGCGACTCGACGACGTCAGGCACGTCCTCACGCCGATCGTCAAGATTTCGATCCCGCAGATGCTCGCCATCTTTCTCGCCGGAATGGGCGTGGCGCTCGCCTTGCCGCCGTTTGGCCTTCTCGAGTCGTTCCTGATCGGCCTCGCGGTGATGTACAGTTCGACGGCGGTCGTCATCAAGATGCTGAACGACAAAGACGAGGCGACGTCGTTACACGGCAAGATCGACGTCGGCGTCCTCCTCGTGCAGGACATCGTCGTCGTCATCATCCTCGCGGTGCTCGCTGCCGGCCGGCCGGACGACCTGGCAGAGGTCGCCACGACGCTGGCCGTCGTTCTCGTCCTCGTCGCGATCATCACCGTCGCGGCGATCGGTGCCTCCCAGTCGGTACTGCCGACGGTCTTCCGCCGTATCGCCGACGACAAGGAGGTATTCTTCCTCGTCGCTCTCTCGTGGGCGTTCCTGTTCGTCTTCGTCTCCGAAAACATCAACCTCTTTCTGGAACCCTTCGGAATCACTGCGTACCTCTCGATCGAGATGGGGGCGTTCATGGCAGGGCTGGCCCTCGCCCAGCTTCCCTACAGCAAGGAACTCCAGGACCGGGTCAATCCGCTGACCGACCTGTTCGTGATGGTGTTCTTCGTCTCCGTCGCGCTCGATCTGCGGGCCGCGGAGTTGCTCGCCCACTGGCACGAGGCGATTATCGCCGGACTCGTGTTGATGCCGGTGAAATTCCTCGTGTTCTTCTACCTGCTCGACTGGCAGGGCTTCGACTCCGAGACGACGTTCCTCGGCTCCATCAACATGATCCAGGTCAGCGAGTTCGGGATCATCGTCGCCGCCGTCGCCTACGAGGGCGACTTCATCCCAGCCGAGGTGCTCGGGTTCATGACGCTACTGGCGATCTTCACGATGAGCGTCTCCGTCTACCTCGTCGAGTTCAACCACGCACTATACGACCGGTTCGAGGCGCCGATCGACCGGTGGACCGGCGACCGCGAGTTCGAAAGCGGCAAGCGGGAGTACCGCGACCACGCCGTCGTCATCGGGTACGACGAGGTAACGAAAAACTCTCTCCCGCTGCTTGCCGACAACTACGAGGACGTCGTCGTCGTCGACCGAACCGTCAGCCACATCGAAACCCTCGAGGAAGAAGGATACGATGTAATCTTCGGCGACGCCAGAAACGCCACGATCCGAAAGGACGCGGCCGTGAAGAAGGCCGACTTCGTCCTCTCGTCAGCGGGTGATCCAGCGGTAAACGAGGCGTTGCTCAGGGACGTCAGCGACGACGCAACGGTGTTCGTCGAGGCGAAGCGGATCGAACACGCACGCGACCTCTACGACAGCGGTGCTCACTGCGTTATCATGACACCATACCTCGCAGCCGACAGACTCGCGGAGTACCTCCGGACCTACCTCGAGGAAGAGGAAGATGTCCTGATGGAAGCGATCGACAGCGATGTCGAACTGCTCGAGACGCCGGATCCGCTCCCGGAGGCCCGCAGCCGACTCGGGGGTGGTCTCGATGAGTGA
- a CDS encoding cation:proton antiporter, with protein MSELLTAVSILFIVTGPLLLVAHRFDLPAVPALVLGGLLAGWVVEPDPLLELAYYGIALLVFTWATRVDLAAIRTVIVDGELAALGQILVVGSLGIGFGILLGVSPTDAIYLGIAVALSSTIVGTGLLHREITTDLVRGRLAQSLHFVQDLVAVVIVLLLGAGTLEAGYVGPALAGGAALLGAAVLVNRYVFDVIGRLAGDSDELMILGVVALLTIFVGAAELAGISIVVGAFAAGLAVRHDPVEYLGLFNGLQSIRDFFVAIFFVTVGALVVFPFIGEIGWTESVEKLALVAGLVVLTAVVKPAVTTAILIARGYEARSATLASLNTDQVSEFGLIIAIQALTFEALSPAVFDAIILAAAVTMITSSLTNRYNEEIYRALADRGVIDGKHDRIDEWSDVPDGISDHVVIVGYGRQGARLVETCEDLDHPYVVIENDPARREAVINECEAAVVGDAMEDYTWEKANVEDAKLVLSTVDSRPVSRRILSLDVAADVTLRSRDRATALELLDEGALYVGHPELLAGQQLAQQIEDLFEGELTRAELREYQRDELERQADHAPLHLQ; from the coding sequence ATGAGTGAACTGCTCACGGCGGTCTCGATACTCTTCATCGTGACCGGTCCTCTCCTGCTCGTCGCTCACCGATTCGATCTGCCGGCGGTGCCGGCGCTGGTCCTCGGTGGACTGCTCGCCGGCTGGGTCGTCGAGCCGGATCCGCTGCTCGAGCTTGCGTACTACGGAATCGCACTGCTCGTGTTCACGTGGGCGACGCGGGTCGACCTCGCGGCGATCCGGACGGTGATCGTCGACGGTGAGCTCGCAGCGCTCGGCCAGATCCTCGTCGTCGGCTCGCTCGGCATCGGGTTCGGTATCCTCCTTGGCGTCTCGCCCACCGACGCGATCTACCTCGGGATCGCTGTCGCACTCTCGTCGACGATCGTCGGCACAGGCCTGTTACACCGGGAGATCACCACAGATCTCGTTCGCGGCCGACTGGCACAGTCGCTGCACTTCGTTCAGGACCTGGTCGCCGTCGTCATCGTGTTACTTCTCGGCGCCGGCACGCTCGAGGCTGGATACGTGGGACCGGCGCTCGCTGGTGGAGCAGCACTGTTGGGCGCGGCCGTCCTCGTCAACAGGTACGTGTTCGACGTCATCGGCCGATTGGCCGGGGACTCGGACGAACTCATGATTCTGGGGGTCGTCGCGTTGCTCACGATATTCGTCGGCGCGGCCGAGCTCGCCGGTATTTCGATCGTCGTCGGGGCGTTCGCGGCCGGGCTCGCGGTGCGACACGACCCCGTCGAGTACCTCGGGCTGTTCAACGGGCTGCAGTCGATAAGGGACTTCTTCGTCGCGATCTTCTTCGTCACGGTCGGCGCGCTCGTCGTTTTCCCGTTCATCGGCGAAATCGGGTGGACCGAGTCCGTCGAGAAGCTCGCCCTCGTTGCAGGCCTGGTCGTCCTGACCGCGGTCGTGAAGCCAGCCGTCACTACGGCGATCCTGATCGCTCGCGGATACGAGGCTCGATCGGCGACCCTCGCCAGCCTCAACACCGATCAGGTCAGCGAATTCGGGCTGATCATCGCGATCCAGGCGCTCACGTTCGAGGCGTTGAGCCCGGCCGTCTTCGACGCGATCATCCTCGCCGCTGCGGTGACGATGATCACCTCGAGTCTGACCAACCGGTACAACGAGGAGATCTACCGCGCGCTCGCCGACCGCGGCGTAATAGACGGAAAGCACGACCGGATCGACGAGTGGAGCGACGTGCCCGACGGCATCTCCGATCACGTCGTCATCGTCGGGTACGGACGACAGGGGGCGAGACTCGTCGAAACCTGCGAGGACCTCGATCATCCCTACGTCGTCATCGAGAACGATCCCGCCCGCAGGGAAGCGGTCATCAACGAGTGTGAGGCCGCCGTCGTCGGCGACGCGATGGAAGACTACACCTGGGAGAAAGCCAACGTCGAGGACGCGAAACTCGTCCTCTCGACGGTCGATTCCCGCCCAGTCTCGCGTCGCATCCTCTCGCTGGACGTTGCAGCCGACGTGACGCTGCGATCGAGAGACCGGGCGACCGCTCTCGAATTACTCGACGAAGGCGCATTGTACGTCGGTCACCCCGAACTGCTCGCGGGCCAGCAACTGGCTCAGCAGATCGAGGACCTGTTCGAGGGTGAACTAACGCGCGCGGAACTCCGGGAGTACCAGCGGGACGAACTCGAGCGACAAGCCGATCACGCGCCGCTTCACCTTCAGTGA